The Alphaproteobacteria bacterium US3C007 genomic interval GCAAACTTGAAGAAATCGCCGCTTTGCTTGCACCATTTGATGTCAAGGTGGTTGGGGCCGGCAGTTTAAACCTGCCTGAACCAGAGGAAACCGAATCCAGCTTTGTTGGCAATGCCCGTATAAAAGCCCATGCTGCGGCAAAAGCGACGGGCTCACCCGCGCTGGCCGATGATAGCGGCATTGAAATCGCTGCCCTAAATGGTGCTCCTGGGGTTTATACCGCGGATTGGGCGGAAACTCCCAAAGGACGTGATTTTAAAATGGCAATGGAAAAGGCACATTTCGAGCTTGAAAAAATAAACGCGCCTGCCCCGCGCATCGCTCAATTTTGTTGCACTTTGGTGCTGGCCTGGCCCGACGGGACCGATGCGGTGTTTGAGGGGATTATGCCTGGCCAAGTGATATGGCCAATGCGCGGAGACCAAGGCCATGG includes:
- the rdgB gene encoding RdgB/HAM1 family non-canonical purine NTP pyrophosphatase, which translates into the protein MSRLFQEDRLILATHNQGKLEEIAALLAPFDVKVVGAGSLNLPEPEETESSFVGNARIKAHAAAKATGSPALADDSGIEIAALNGAPGVYTADWAETPKGRDFKMAMEKAHFELEKINAPAPRIAQFCCTLVLAWPDGTDAVFEGIMPGQVIWPMRGDQGHGYDPIFQPDGYNVTFAEMDRWEKNRISHRARAFEKLIRECFGG